In candidate division TA06 bacterium, the DNA window CCCATCCAATATATTTAGCGGATTTCGCAGCTTGCCCCGATGTAGCGGGGTGTTTTGGTGGGGGAAAAGTCTACTATTGGTTCGGCTTACTTCGGCAAGCTCAGTACAAGTCACTCACCACAAGTATACGCTCTGAGTAATAAAACAGCCCAGGCCTTATTAATCCGACGAAGTAGTTATAAAACGTAGTCGGAAGGCCTGGGCTATTTATTAACAGTAGACAACTATTCCTTCCCCCCGGCCGCCTCCTTGATCAGGTTGGAGGCGATCACCGTCCGCTGGATCTGGTTGGTGCCCTCGTAGATCTGGGTGATCTTGGCGTCGCGCATCATCTTTTCCACCGGGTATTCCTTCATATAGCCGTAGCCGCCCAGCACCTGAACCGCGTTGGTGGTCACTTCCATGGCCACGTCGGAGGCGAAACACTTGCACATGGCGCTTTCCTTGGCGAACTTCTTTTCGCCGGAGTCGATCATCTTGGCCGTGGCGTAAACCAGCGACCGGGCGGCCTCCAGCTTCATGGCCATGTCGGCCAGCATGAACTGTACCCCCTGGAAGGCCGAGATCGGCTTGCCGAACTGCACCCGTTCCCGGGAGTACTTCACCGCTTCGTCCAAAGCCCCCTGGGCGATCCCCAGGGCTTGGGCGGCCACGCCGGGCCGGGTCCGATCCAAGGTTCCCATGGCTACCAGGAAACCCATGCCTTCCTTGCCCAGGATCTGGCTCTTGTGGACGCGACAGTTGTCGAACACCAGTTCGCGGGTAACCGAGGCCCGGATGCCCATCTTGTTCTCCTTCTTGCCGAAACTGAAACCGGGCGTCCCCTTTTCCACTATGAAGGCGGTGGCTCCGCGGCTGCCCTTGGATTTGTCGGTCAGGGCCACTACCGTGTAAACCTCGGCCTCTCCGCCATTGGTGATCCACTGCTTGGTGCCGTTCAAAACGAAATGGTCGTCGTCTTTGACTGCGGTAGTCTGGATCCCGCCGGCATCCGACCCGGCGTTGGCCTCGGTCAGGCCAAAGGCCGCCAGTTTCTTGCCGCTGGCGATGTCGGGCAGATATTTCTTTTTCTGTTCCTCGGCGCCGAACAGGATGATGGGGAAGGTTCCCAGCCCGGTGGCGGCAAAGGACAGGGAGATTCCGCCGCAATAGCGGGACAGCTCTTCGGTGGCGATCGCCATCTCCATCACCCCGCCGCCCAGGCCCCCGTAGGCTTCCGGGATATAGACCCCGCAGATATCGGCTTCGGCCAGCAGCTTGATTATGTCCCAGGGAAACTCACCGGTTTCGTCGTAATGCTCGCGCACGGGCTTGATCTTCTCCACCCCTATCTTGTGGCAGAGGTCCTTGATCATCATCTGTTCTTCGGTCAGGTAATAATTCATCATGATGCTTCTGGCTGTCCTTTTGATTTATTTGTGAAAGACAAAATGTTTATCCGATTTCGGTCTTGAGTTTTTCCAGGGTCTGCTGGGCCGCCAGTTGTTCGGCCTCCTTTTTGGTGCCGGCCCGGGCCAGCCCGTAGCGTTTACGGGCTATCTTCAACTCCACCTCAAAAGTGCGGTGATGCTCGGGGCCGGCGTCCGCCTTCACATTATAACGGACGCTGCGGGCATCCCGCCGGGACTGCATGTATTCCTGGAGCAGGCCCTTGAAATTCTTGTAGGCCTCGTGACTGGAAAGGTGGGTGATCTGCCAGAATAGGGTTTTTTGCAGGAATATCCTGACCGCTTTAAGCCCGGAGTCGAGATAATACGCCGCGATCAGCGATTCCATAGCGTCGCAGAGTATGGAGTCCTTGTACCGTCCTCCGGAGGCCACTTCCTCTCGCGACATCTCCAGCAATTCGCCTACTCCCAGCTCTTTGGCCAGCTTGGCCAGGATTTTCTTGCTGACCACTAAGGATCGGACCTCGGTCAGCTGGCCCTCGTCGTCCTTGGGCCTGGTAATATAAAGATATTCGCAGACCAAGAGCCCCAGCACCGAATCGCCCAGCAGCTCCAGCCGTTCGTTGGAGTCGATGTGGCGCCCGGCGACCGACCGGTGTTTAAGGGCCTGCAAAAAGTACTGCCGGTTCTTGATCTTCCATCCCAACCGCTCCCTGATCTTGCCCAGGGCTTGCTGGCGTTCCGGCAGTAGCGCTTTCTGTCCCGGTCTGAAAAATATTTTTTTTAACAAATGGCTTACCGGATAAGATTTACTGGGTTGAAATTGGGACTTTTGGCGTCATATCATACATACTGCGATGCTTCACTTTACATCAGCGACACATTATACATGACCTTATGATATATATTGCTTAAAAGCCAGGGAAACGTTGTGTCCTCCGAATCCGAATGAATTAGATATTGCAGCCCTTACTTTGGACCGACGGGCCTTATTGGGCACATAATCCAGATCGCATTCCGGATCGGGAGTGGTATAGTTGATGGTGGGATGGATGACGCCGTTCTTGATGGTCAGCACCGT includes these proteins:
- a CDS encoding acyl-CoA dehydrogenase family protein — translated: MNYYLTEEQMMIKDLCHKIGVEKIKPVREHYDETGEFPWDIIKLLAEADICGVYIPEAYGGLGGGVMEMAIATEELSRYCGGISLSFAATGLGTFPIILFGAEEQKKKYLPDIASGKKLAAFGLTEANAGSDAGGIQTTAVKDDDHFVLNGTKQWITNGGEAEVYTVVALTDKSKGSRGATAFIVEKGTPGFSFGKKENKMGIRASVTRELVFDNCRVHKSQILGKEGMGFLVAMGTLDRTRPGVAAQALGIAQGALDEAVKYSRERVQFGKPISAFQGVQFMLADMAMKLEAARSLVYATAKMIDSGEKKFAKESAMCKCFASDVAMEVTTNAVQVLGGYGYMKEYPVEKMMRDAKITQIYEGTNQIQRTVIASNLIKEAAGGKE
- the rnc gene encoding ribonuclease III, which gives rise to MLKKIFFRPGQKALLPERQQALGKIRERLGWKIKNRQYFLQALKHRSVAGRHIDSNERLELLGDSVLGLLVCEYLYITRPKDDEGQLTEVRSLVVSKKILAKLAKELGVGELLEMSREEVASGGRYKDSILCDAMESLIAAYYLDSGLKAVRIFLQKTLFWQITHLSSHEAYKNFKGLLQEYMQSRRDARSVRYNVKADAGPEHHRTFEVELKIARKRYGLARAGTKKEAEQLAAQQTLEKLKTEIG